From one Zhongshania sp. R06B22 genomic stretch:
- the ispE gene encoding 4-(cytidine 5'-diphospho)-2-C-methyl-D-erythritol kinase, with protein sequence MQTLILPCPAKINLFLNITGRREDGYHELQTLFQLLDYGDTLTLKHRTDGELNLISDINGVNSEDNLVMRAARKLQCLAVDIPAGADITLEKRLPMGGGIGGGSSDAASTLIGLNQLWQLGLSINTLAEIGLELGADVPVFVRGRTAWAEGIGEKLTPIETPNLWYVVLKPDCHVATVEVFSHEQLTRHDSPIKIATFLEGGTGNSCEPLVRKLYPDIDKALIWLEQFSPAKLTGTGACVFASFKDQMTAQAVCAQRPNELFGFVARGINTSPLHNALGLL encoded by the coding sequence ATGCAAACACTTATTCTGCCCTGCCCGGCTAAAATAAACCTATTTCTTAATATCACCGGCCGTCGCGAAGACGGCTACCATGAACTGCAAACACTCTTTCAACTCCTCGATTATGGCGACACACTGACACTAAAACACCGCACCGATGGCGAACTTAACCTCATTAGCGATATTAATGGCGTCAACAGCGAAGATAATTTAGTGATGCGCGCCGCCAGAAAACTTCAGTGCTTGGCCGTCGACATTCCCGCCGGTGCAGACATCACCTTAGAAAAACGGCTGCCCATGGGCGGCGGCATCGGCGGCGGCAGCTCAGATGCCGCTAGCACCCTAATAGGCCTGAATCAGCTATGGCAGCTTGGTCTCAGCATTAATACCTTAGCGGAGATCGGCCTTGAACTGGGCGCCGATGTACCGGTATTTGTGCGCGGCCGAACCGCATGGGCGGAGGGAATAGGCGAAAAATTAACGCCAATAGAAACTCCAAACTTATGGTATGTGGTGCTAAAGCCCGACTGCCATGTCGCCACAGTTGAAGTTTTTTCTCATGAACAATTGACACGCCATGACTCACCGATCAAAATAGCGACCTTTCTTGAGGGGGGTACCGGAAATAGTTGCGAACCATTGGTTCGAAAACTTTATCCGGACATTGATAAGGCCTTGATTTGGCTGGAACAATTCTCTCCCGCGAAGCTGACCGGAACAGGCGCTTGCGTGTTTGCCAGCTTCAAAGATCAGATGACTGCACAGGCAGTTTGCGCACAACGTCCAAATGAACTTTTTGGTTTTGTTGCCCGAGGCATAAATACCTCGCCACTGCATAACGCACTGGGCTTACTGTAA
- the lolB gene encoding lipoprotein insertase outer membrane protein LolB, protein MSKPIMSTPLTVRGLAIFLVLLISACATPPKPPVDSESETWQLQGKIGLWYKDTQESATIDWSQCSTEQVRIRLSGPLGAGGIELSADQSGARLIQGGDTSRADSIDELASRAEWPIPVEALRFWVRGRPIPSEKLDGRVNTNGQIEQLAQMGWQISYRYKTPFHQLPNRISAESANTRLTLIISEWQDQPKLCTP, encoded by the coding sequence ATGAGTAAACCAATTATGTCAACACCGCTTACAGTGCGAGGCCTCGCAATTTTCTTAGTGCTGCTTATTAGTGCCTGCGCCACCCCCCCAAAACCGCCTGTGGATAGCGAATCTGAAACATGGCAATTGCAGGGGAAAATAGGGCTTTGGTATAAGGACACGCAAGAGAGCGCTACTATTGACTGGTCGCAGTGCAGCACTGAACAAGTCCGTATTCGCCTTAGCGGGCCGCTTGGCGCCGGCGGCATAGAATTATCCGCCGATCAATCTGGAGCCCGCCTTATACAAGGCGGCGACACTAGCAGAGCCGACAGTATTGATGAGCTCGCCAGCCGTGCAGAGTGGCCGATACCCGTCGAAGCGCTTCGCTTCTGGGTAAGAGGCCGCCCCATACCCAGCGAAAAATTAGACGGTCGGGTGAATACCAATGGTCAGATAGAGCAATTGGCGCAAATGGGCTGGCAGATTAGCTATCGCTACAAAACGCCGTTTCACCAGCTACCCAATAGAATTTCAGCCGAATCAGCCAATACCCGCCTGACCCTAATCATCAGCGAATGGCAAGACCAGCCCAAGCTCTGCACCCCATAA
- a CDS encoding tetratricopeptide repeat protein, producing the protein MLILAFNYGTDIFAMPQIFTSLFLSFAIFTLGGCAALMPESEPKQANENASKLSSEAIARPFPEDAFFDLLVAEIALRNQDLETALDNYTYQAEKTGDLGVIITTAKLAQYLDRSDIAIIYAQRWVSAEPDAAEGYFILSSALAKTQDPLTALPYMVKVLDLGGDSNFAALAATVLARPETEQLEFLQELNTQLKLHPGDNTLKIAKALILQYQKQEAAALKLIREVLNEEPDNPHALLIETRTLSQLGRNDEALTRLRYAVDQNPRHKRLRHDLARHLVKIDLFQAKAQYEELVRQNPSERDLLLELMLINRELSNTDEVAAQLQSLNDTPELRSRANYILGRLDEEDRNWQNAIDHYLQATGSDEFHQSSQRIASISLAIEDVDKTLARLRALRLNHPEQTVFVYLLEAEILRKEMRYQQGYDLLTAALKTDTNDEELRYARSLFSERLGNIDAVESDLQYIIDRDPENATALNALGYSLANLSTRLDEAEALVKRALELEPNDPAIIDSYGWIMLLKGNIKEAVTLLERAFKYTQDHEIAAHLGEALWLSGDKDRAKVVWEAGLKDTPNSPIIMETLRRLGLFNE; encoded by the coding sequence ATGCTAATATTGGCTTTTAATTACGGTACCGACATTTTCGCTATGCCCCAGATCTTCACTAGTCTCTTCCTCAGCTTCGCTATCTTTACCCTGGGTGGCTGCGCCGCGCTAATGCCTGAGTCAGAACCGAAGCAAGCCAATGAAAACGCCTCCAAGCTAAGCTCGGAGGCGATCGCACGCCCGTTTCCTGAAGATGCTTTTTTCGATTTACTGGTTGCCGAAATCGCGCTTCGCAATCAAGACCTTGAAACCGCGCTGGACAATTACACCTACCAAGCAGAAAAAACCGGTGATCTCGGCGTCATTATCACCACTGCCAAACTGGCCCAATACCTTGACCGCAGCGATATCGCCATCATTTATGCCCAGCGCTGGGTGAGCGCGGAGCCTGATGCCGCAGAGGGCTACTTCATTCTGTCCTCAGCGCTAGCTAAAACCCAAGACCCGCTTACCGCACTGCCTTATATGGTGAAAGTACTGGATCTCGGTGGCGACAGTAATTTTGCCGCCTTGGCCGCAACCGTGCTTGCGCGTCCAGAAACCGAGCAATTGGAGTTTCTCCAAGAACTAAATACCCAGCTAAAACTTCACCCTGGCGACAACACCCTAAAAATTGCCAAGGCCTTAATCCTGCAATACCAAAAACAGGAAGCCGCCGCGCTGAAACTTATTCGCGAAGTGCTGAATGAGGAGCCCGACAACCCCCACGCACTATTAATTGAAACCCGCACCCTAAGCCAACTGGGCCGCAACGACGAAGCACTTACCCGTCTGCGCTACGCCGTAGATCAAAATCCCCGCCATAAACGTCTGCGACACGATCTCGCTAGACACTTGGTAAAAATCGATCTATTCCAAGCCAAAGCCCAGTACGAAGAGCTAGTCAGGCAAAACCCCTCCGAGCGGGATTTACTACTTGAGCTCATGCTGATCAATCGCGAACTCAGCAATACTGATGAAGTTGCCGCACAACTGCAGTCCCTTAACGACACCCCTGAACTTCGCAGCCGCGCCAACTATATTCTCGGCCGCCTAGATGAGGAGGACCGAAACTGGCAAAACGCAATTGACCATTATTTACAGGCTACCGGTAGCGATGAATTTCACCAGTCTAGCCAGCGTATTGCGAGCATCAGCCTGGCTATAGAAGACGTCGACAAGACCCTAGCACGCCTACGCGCACTGCGACTTAACCACCCTGAACAGACCGTCTTCGTCTATTTATTAGAAGCAGAAATATTACGCAAAGAAATGCGCTACCAACAAGGTTATGACTTACTCACTGCCGCCTTAAAAACCGATACTAACGACGAAGAGCTTCGCTACGCACGATCACTATTCAGCGAGCGACTAGGTAATATCGACGCCGTAGAGAGTGATTTACAGTATATTATTGATCGCGACCCAGAAAATGCCACCGCGCTGAATGCACTGGGGTATAGCCTCGCCAATCTCAGCACTCGCCTAGACGAGGCCGAAGCATTAGTGAAGCGCGCACTGGAACTAGAACCTAATGACCCGGCTATTATTGACAGCTACGGCTGGATAATGCTGCTAAAGGGTAATATCAAGGAAGCCGTAACGCTATTAGAGCGGGCATTTAAATATACCCAAGATCATGAGATTGCAGCCCACCTCGGCGAGGCACTGTGGCTAAGTGGCGATAAAGACCGCGCGAAAGTCGTGTGGGAAGCCGGCCTAAAAGATACGCCAAACAGCCCGATCATTATGGAAACACTTCGCAGACTCGGCCTTTTTAATGAGTAA
- the hemA gene encoding glutamyl-tRNA reductase, with product MNLLVIGINHNSAPISVRERVAFVPEQMEQALKDALDCTGVSELAILSTCNRTELYGIAEDDSDAAATSMLDWLSAYHHIDRAELNACIYDHRRDGALRHMMEVAAGLDSMVLGEPQIFGQMKSAYALAVDAGTANGILHRIFAHVFSVAKRVRTDTGVGENPVSVAYAAVNLTQHVFSSLSSCTALLIGAGETIELVARHLHDKGIKRIIIANRTLERAREVAQKFGAEAVMLSDIPQSLVGADIVVASTASQLPILGKGAVEGALKKRKHRPMVMIDIAVPRDIEPQVAELADVYLYTVDDLREIVEENKRARQGEARKAGDIITLALAEWESQLRALDAVGTVRDFRAKAEQLRDTELDRALRNLARGDDAEQVLEQLARGLTNKLIHSPTTQIKEAGAKGRTDLIHWARELFQLKDSDS from the coding sequence ATGAATTTGCTCGTAATTGGCATTAATCACAATTCAGCACCCATCTCGGTTCGCGAGCGGGTGGCATTTGTGCCTGAGCAAATGGAACAAGCCTTGAAAGACGCCTTGGATTGCACCGGGGTGTCGGAGCTGGCTATTCTGTCCACCTGCAACCGTACCGAACTGTACGGGATTGCTGAAGATGATAGTGATGCCGCGGCCACGAGTATGCTGGATTGGCTGTCGGCGTATCACCATATTGATCGTGCTGAACTGAACGCATGTATTTATGATCATCGACGCGACGGCGCTTTGCGGCACATGATGGAAGTCGCTGCGGGTCTGGATTCAATGGTCTTGGGTGAACCGCAGATTTTTGGGCAAATGAAATCTGCCTACGCGCTTGCTGTTGATGCGGGTACCGCAAACGGTATTCTGCACCGCATCTTTGCTCATGTTTTCTCGGTTGCTAAGCGTGTCCGTACCGACACCGGTGTGGGAGAGAACCCAGTGTCAGTGGCATACGCGGCGGTTAATTTAACGCAACATGTGTTTTCGTCACTGAGCAGTTGTACCGCGCTACTAATAGGTGCGGGCGAAACTATTGAGCTAGTGGCGCGTCATCTTCATGACAAAGGGATAAAACGCATTATTATTGCCAACCGCACCCTTGAGCGCGCCCGGGAAGTGGCCCAAAAATTTGGGGCAGAGGCGGTGATGCTGTCTGATATCCCGCAGAGCCTTGTTGGCGCAGATATTGTGGTGGCCTCTACCGCAAGCCAGCTCCCTATTTTGGGCAAGGGCGCTGTAGAGGGCGCACTGAAAAAGCGCAAACATCGGCCAATGGTGATGATTGATATTGCGGTGCCGCGTGATATTGAGCCCCAGGTTGCCGAGTTAGCGGATGTCTATCTTTATACCGTTGATGACTTGCGCGAGATTGTTGAAGAAAACAAACGTGCCAGACAGGGTGAGGCTCGCAAAGCCGGCGATATTATTACCCTCGCCCTCGCCGAGTGGGAGTCACAGTTGCGGGCCTTAGACGCAGTGGGTACGGTGAGAGATTTCCGAGCAAAGGCAGAGCAATTACGCGACACTGAACTTGATCGCGCGCTGCGAAATTTGGCGCGGGGAGACGATGCCGAGCAAGTGCTGGAACAGCTGGCACGTGGCTTAACCAATAAATTGATACATAGCCCGACGACACAAATAAAAGAGGCGGGTGCGAAAGGGCGGACCGATCTTATTCACTGGGCGCGGGAATTATTCCAGCTTAAAGACAGCGATTCCTGA
- the prfA gene encoding peptide chain release factor 1, whose protein sequence is MKSSIVIKLDNLLDRYEEIGALLSDGEIIANQDRFRGLSREYAEIEPVVEAYGRFRQVAEDLAEATAMLTEDDADMREMAEDEVASAKAKMAALEIELETLLLPRDPNDSHNVFLEIRAGTGGDEAAIFAGDLFRMYSRYAERKGWRVEVLSERQGEHGGFKEIISRVEGKEVYGHLKFESGAHRVQRVPETESQGRIHTSACTVAIMAEPEEADEIEINKGDLRIDTFRSSGAGGQHVNTTDSAVRIVHIPTGIVVECQDERSQHKNKARAMSLLTAKVNDAASSKLQQDQATERRNLVGSGDRSERIRTYNFPQGRVTDHRINLTLYKLDEFVQGDVDCVVSPLRQEYQADLLAALAE, encoded by the coding sequence ATGAAGTCCTCTATTGTCATTAAGCTCGACAATTTACTTGATCGTTATGAAGAAATCGGCGCGCTGTTGAGCGATGGTGAAATTATTGCCAATCAAGATCGCTTTCGCGGCCTGTCGCGAGAGTACGCCGAAATTGAACCAGTGGTTGAAGCCTATGGTCGATTTCGTCAGGTTGCTGAAGATCTGGCCGAGGCGACGGCGATGTTGACGGAAGATGACGCTGATATGCGTGAGATGGCTGAAGACGAAGTGGCATCCGCCAAAGCTAAAATGGCAGCGTTAGAAATTGAGTTGGAAACCCTGCTGCTACCCCGTGACCCCAACGATTCCCACAATGTATTTTTAGAAATACGCGCCGGTACCGGCGGTGATGAGGCGGCTATTTTTGCCGGTGATTTGTTTCGCATGTATTCCCGTTATGCGGAGCGCAAGGGCTGGCGAGTAGAGGTATTGAGTGAGCGCCAGGGCGAGCATGGCGGGTTTAAAGAAATTATCAGTCGCGTTGAGGGCAAGGAGGTATACGGTCACCTCAAGTTTGAATCCGGAGCACATCGCGTGCAGCGTGTGCCAGAAACGGAATCACAGGGTCGTATCCACACGTCTGCCTGTACGGTGGCGATCATGGCTGAGCCGGAAGAGGCTGATGAGATAGAAATTAATAAGGGTGATTTGCGCATCGACACCTTTAGGTCTAGTGGCGCGGGTGGTCAACATGTAAACACCACCGATTCGGCCGTCCGTATTGTTCACATTCCCACCGGTATTGTCGTGGAGTGTCAGGACGAGCGCTCCCAGCACAAGAACAAGGCGCGGGCGATGTCCTTGTTAACAGCGAAAGTGAACGATGCGGCCAGTAGTAAATTGCAGCAAGATCAGGCAACAGAGCGCCGTAATCTTGTCGGCAGCGGCGATCGCTCAGAGCGTATTCGCACCTATAATTTCCCCCAGGGGCGAGTGACGGATCATCGAATCAATTTAACCTTGTACAAGCTAGATGAATTTGTGCAGGGCGATGTGGATTGTGTTGTGTCGCCGCTGCGGCAGGAATACCAAGCCGATCTCTTGGCCGCGCTGGCGGAATAA
- the prmC gene encoding peptide chain release factor N(5)-glutamine methyltransferase produces MTDQCDTTALTIAAAMAMRQRLLGASDSPDLDVALLLCHCLGKPRSYLYTWPEREVETAQAQQFLSLLDRRVAGEPIAHILGERDFWSLPLAVSPLTLIPRPDTECLVERALAMLTSRAKPQILDLGTGTGAIALALASERADALVLASDFSAEVVSLAEQNRMALGLTNVRLVCSNWFAAIPAQGFSLIVSNPPYIDAQDPHLSEGDVRFEPASALVAANDGMADLLSIIREAPAYLLSGGELLLEHGYQQGELVRQALIERGFVDVASQADYGGNERISWGTWL; encoded by the coding sequence ATGACGGATCAGTGCGATACGACCGCATTGACGATCGCTGCGGCGATGGCGATGCGACAGCGTTTACTTGGGGCAAGCGATTCGCCTGATTTAGATGTCGCCCTGCTGCTGTGTCATTGTCTTGGAAAACCGCGCAGCTACCTATACACCTGGCCTGAGCGTGAAGTTGAGACGGCTCAGGCTCAGCAATTTCTGAGCTTGTTAGATCGCCGTGTGGCCGGTGAGCCGATAGCGCATATTTTGGGCGAGCGCGATTTTTGGTCGCTGCCCTTAGCTGTGTCGCCGCTTACACTTATTCCTCGCCCAGATACTGAATGCTTAGTAGAGCGGGCGCTGGCCATGCTGACCTCAAGGGCTAAGCCGCAGATATTAGATCTTGGCACGGGAACTGGCGCCATTGCGCTAGCCTTGGCATCGGAGCGGGCAGATGCATTGGTGCTGGCTTCAGACTTTTCTGCCGAGGTGGTTTCTTTGGCAGAGCAAAATCGCATGGCGCTGGGTCTGACAAATGTGCGGCTAGTTTGTTCAAACTGGTTTGCGGCTATTCCCGCCCAGGGCTTTAGTCTCATTGTGAGTAACCCACCTTATATAGATGCTCAAGACCCGCATTTAAGTGAAGGCGATGTTCGCTTTGAACCCGCGTCTGCACTGGTGGCGGCCAATGACGGCATGGCAGATTTGCTCAGTATTATTCGCGAGGCACCGGCGTATTTACTCAGTGGCGGCGAGTTATTGCTGGAGCATGGCTATCAGCAGGGCGAGTTGGTGCGGCAGGCCTTAATTGAACGCGGTTTTGTTGATGTGGCCTCACAGGCCGACTACGGTGGCAATGAGCGAATTAGCTGGGGGACATGGTTGTGA
- a CDS encoding HesA/MoeB/ThiF family protein, protein MTDEQLLRYSRHILLSGLGIDGQQALLNSKVLIVGMGGLGCPAALYLAASGVGELHLADDDTVELSNLQRQIAHAQADIGRLKAESVADSIKAINPETKLVMLDMRLCGEALTEAVQQVDVVVDASDNFTTRFALNEACALARRPLISGAAIRGEAQLSVFDFRRDDSPCYRCLYHEVDDAALNCAESGVLAPVVGMMGSMQALETLKCITGLGETLVGRLLLIDGMSMEVRQLNLRRDPECPVCRLRG, encoded by the coding sequence ATGACTGATGAGCAGTTGCTGCGTTACAGCCGCCATATTTTGCTGTCGGGTTTAGGTATTGACGGCCAGCAAGCTCTATTAAACAGTAAAGTATTGATTGTAGGTATGGGGGGGCTAGGTTGCCCTGCGGCCCTGTATCTTGCGGCTTCGGGGGTGGGCGAATTACATTTGGCCGACGACGACACGGTTGAATTGAGTAATTTGCAGCGCCAAATTGCTCACGCTCAGGCCGATATTGGCCGCTTAAAAGCGGAGTCGGTCGCTGACAGTATTAAAGCCATTAATCCAGAAACTAAGCTCGTGATGCTGGATATGCGTTTATGTGGTGAGGCGCTGACAGAAGCGGTACAGCAGGTCGATGTGGTGGTCGACGCCAGTGATAATTTCACTACGCGTTTCGCTTTAAATGAAGCCTGCGCCCTAGCGCGCCGGCCACTCATTTCTGGAGCGGCGATTCGTGGTGAGGCGCAGTTAAGTGTCTTTGATTTTAGGCGAGATGATTCGCCTTGTTACCGCTGCCTTTATCACGAGGTGGATGACGCCGCATTGAACTGTGCGGAGAGCGGAGTACTTGCTCCCGTCGTCGGCATGATGGGCAGTATGCAGGCGCTGGAAACCCTAAAATGTATCACTGGGCTTGGCGAAACACTGGTTGGCCGGCTGCTGTTGATTGATGGTATGAGTATGGAAGTGCGGCAGCTAAATTTACGCCGTGACCCAGAGTGTCCGGTTTGCCGCCTGCGCGGCTGA
- a CDS encoding HvfX family Cu-binding RiPP maturation protein, which yields MRAILGAYYFLHNGFFTLLGKLDGVAPFLIRLYLAPIMLAAGLYKLQHFDATAMWLAQGLNLPYPELMAYLVTYTELIGGFLLLFGLAVRWVSIPLMVVMVVAATTVHWDNGWFAIAPSNPITSTAKPLADIGVPMARASIENSIGIGERLARADGLLNDYGHYGWLTEKGNFAVLNNGIEFAATYFIMLLSLLFSGAGRYLSLDYFIDRSARQYLKPKTVASKVEPDIETKGEPEVTPEPELEAPVKPSEKQVVTVANE from the coding sequence ATGAGAGCGATTCTCGGGGCATATTATTTTCTACACAACGGTTTTTTTACGCTGCTTGGCAAGCTTGATGGGGTCGCCCCATTTTTAATTCGTCTTTATTTAGCCCCAATCATGCTCGCTGCTGGGCTTTATAAGTTGCAACACTTTGATGCGACGGCGATGTGGTTGGCGCAAGGTTTGAATCTACCCTACCCAGAATTGATGGCATATTTGGTCACGTATACCGAATTGATTGGTGGTTTTTTATTATTGTTTGGCTTAGCGGTGCGCTGGGTAAGTATTCCACTGATGGTGGTTATGGTAGTGGCGGCGACGACGGTGCACTGGGACAATGGCTGGTTTGCCATAGCGCCTAGTAATCCAATTACCAGCACAGCTAAGCCGCTCGCTGATATCGGCGTGCCAATGGCAAGGGCAAGTATAGAAAATAGTATCGGCATTGGTGAGCGTTTGGCGCGGGCCGATGGTCTACTTAATGACTACGGCCACTATGGCTGGTTGACCGAAAAGGGCAATTTTGCCGTGCTGAACAACGGTATTGAGTTTGCCGCAACGTATTTTATAATGCTGTTGAGCCTGTTGTTTAGTGGCGCAGGCCGCTATTTGAGTCTGGATTATTTTATCGATCGAAGTGCGCGGCAGTATCTCAAACCAAAGACGGTGGCGTCCAAGGTGGAGCCAGATATCGAGACTAAAGGGGAGCCGGAGGTGACGCCTGAACCTGAATTAGAAGCACCGGTGAAGCCCTCAGAAAAGCAGGTTGTCACGGTAGCTAATGAATGA
- the rhlB gene encoding ATP-dependent RNA helicase RhlB, which yields MLKKLFGSNKPSPSAPVTASATDNSRVAVKSSAKPDVKAKHGDGHKRGGRGQNNVSVVEKEKWSLKQFEVAPEEGKTRFHDLGLDLSLMRGIADSGFKYCSPIQAESLPHTLRGNDVIGKAQTGTGKTAAFLITIFNDLLSNPITEERFAGEPRALIIAPTRELVVQIGEDAREIGKHCGLNVVTLIGGMDYQKQQDKLAGMVDIVVATPGRLLDFEGRKDLYLDQIEILVIDEADRMLDMGFIPQVKRIVRSCPQKSHRQTLLFSATFTDDIIRLTEQWTEEPVNIEIEPESVATDTVDQKVYLVESQDKFKLLLNIVRQDSAKSVIIFANRRDETRRLFEKMQKAGIRCGMLSGEIPQNKRSRTLQQFKDGDIECLVATDVAGRGIHVKGVSHVINYVLPEDADDYVHRIGRTGRAGATGTSISFACEDDAFLLPGIEAELGMKLPCERPPEHLLTGGR from the coding sequence TTGTTAAAAAAGTTATTTGGATCAAATAAACCCTCACCGTCGGCGCCCGTTACTGCTAGCGCCACCGATAATTCGCGAGTGGCGGTTAAGTCATCAGCTAAGCCGGATGTTAAAGCCAAGCACGGCGACGGGCATAAGCGTGGAGGACGAGGTCAAAATAACGTCTCGGTAGTAGAAAAAGAAAAGTGGTCATTAAAGCAGTTTGAGGTGGCGCCTGAAGAAGGTAAAACTCGGTTTCACGACCTTGGTCTGGACCTTAGCCTAATGCGCGGTATTGCCGATAGCGGCTTCAAATATTGTTCCCCCATCCAAGCTGAATCGCTACCCCACACCTTGCGCGGCAATGATGTGATCGGTAAGGCGCAAACGGGAACGGGCAAAACCGCAGCATTTCTAATCACCATATTTAATGATCTACTGAGCAATCCGATTACTGAAGAGCGTTTTGCGGGCGAACCACGGGCTTTAATTATTGCCCCTACTCGCGAATTGGTGGTGCAGATTGGTGAAGATGCCCGCGAAATCGGTAAGCACTGCGGCTTAAATGTAGTCACCTTAATAGGTGGTATGGATTACCAAAAGCAGCAAGATAAACTGGCTGGTATGGTTGATATCGTGGTGGCAACACCGGGTCGGCTGCTAGATTTTGAAGGTCGCAAAGACCTGTATTTAGATCAAATCGAAATTCTTGTTATCGACGAAGCTGACCGCATGTTGGACATGGGATTTATTCCGCAGGTCAAACGTATTGTGCGCTCCTGTCCGCAAAAAAGTCATCGCCAAACTCTGCTGTTCAGTGCCACCTTTACCGACGACATCATTCGGCTTACCGAACAGTGGACCGAAGAACCGGTGAATATTGAAATTGAGCCAGAAAGTGTGGCGACGGATACCGTTGATCAAAAAGTGTATTTAGTTGAGTCTCAGGACAAATTCAAACTGCTGCTTAATATTGTTCGTCAAGACAGCGCTAAGAGCGTCATTATCTTTGCGAATCGCCGTGATGAAACTCGGCGACTGTTCGAGAAAATGCAGAAGGCGGGTATTCGCTGCGGTATGTTGTCTGGCGAAATTCCGCAGAATAAGCGCTCGCGTACCCTGCAGCAATTTAAAGACGGTGATATTGAGTGTTTAGTGGCCACCGACGTGGCTGGCCGCGGTATTCATGTTAAGGGTGTCAGTCACGTTATTAATTACGTATTGCCCGAAGATGCTGATGACTACGTGCATCGCATCGGTCGTACCGGGCGAGCTGGCGCGACGGGTACGTCGATTAGTTTTGCCTGTGAAGATGATGCATTTTTGTTGCCGGGTATTGAGGCTGAGCTGGGTATGAAACTACCTTGTGAGCGTCCCCCAGAGCATTTGCTTACCGGCGGGCGCTAG
- the cysZ gene encoding sulfate transporter CysZ, producing MTARPLSGPDYLFRGFKIMRQPGIRLFVAIPLLINFIIFGTFTTLTLEAMSGWINQVVEWLPGWLDFLRWILWPLAVILVLAIVMYIFSTVANIIAAPFNGLLAEKVEEMLTGEEVSGRETIGMAIASFPKSIGREAQKLLYYLGFAILTLIASFVISPLAPVLWFALNAWMMAIEYCDYPMDNHKLSFKDARKRIASQRGTSASFGALVMLGTMVPILNLFIMPAAVCGGTLMWVERLKDKG from the coding sequence ATGACGGCACGTCCACTCAGCGGTCCAGACTATTTATTCCGCGGATTTAAAATAATGCGCCAACCGGGCATACGCCTATTCGTCGCCATTCCATTACTCATCAATTTTATAATTTTTGGCACCTTCACCACCCTGACACTGGAGGCCATGTCTGGCTGGATAAACCAGGTGGTCGAATGGCTGCCCGGCTGGCTAGACTTTTTACGCTGGATTCTGTGGCCGCTGGCGGTCATTCTGGTGCTGGCAATAGTAATGTATATATTTAGCACCGTGGCCAATATCATCGCCGCCCCTTTCAATGGTCTACTGGCTGAAAAAGTCGAGGAAATGCTAACTGGGGAAGAGGTTTCTGGCCGCGAAACCATTGGCATGGCAATCGCTAGCTTTCCCAAAAGTATTGGCCGCGAAGCTCAAAAGCTACTCTATTACCTGGGTTTTGCGATTCTTACACTAATCGCCAGCTTTGTGATTTCGCCGCTCGCGCCAGTACTTTGGTTTGCACTAAATGCGTGGATGATGGCAATAGAATACTGCGATTATCCCATGGACAATCACAAACTCAGCTTTAAAGACGCGCGCAAACGCATTGCGAGCCAGCGTGGCACAAGCGCAAGTTTTGGCGCGCTTGTCATGCTCGGCACCATGGTGCCAATACTGAATCTATTTATTATGCCCGCCGCAGTCTGCGGCGGGACCTTGATGTGGGTTGAACGCCTTAAAGATAAAGGCTAG
- a CDS encoding cysteine-rich CWC family protein, translated as MSITSPASHFDPKRCPLCEQDNQCAVAAGNESSNCWCMAVKIDQQAKNRANTGDCEKRCLCQQCGSSF; from the coding sequence ATGTCTATCACCAGCCCCGCATCCCATTTCGACCCCAAGCGCTGCCCGCTTTGCGAACAAGACAATCAATGCGCCGTTGCTGCCGGCAATGAGTCATCAAACTGCTGGTGTATGGCTGTCAAAATTGACCAACAAGCCAAAAATCGGGCCAATACTGGCGACTGCGAAAAACGCTGTCTCTGCCAACAATGTGGTAGCTCTTTTTAA